CGCGCACGCCGCGCTCAATTTTGGCATAAGCATCGTGGTTGTGGATGCTTTCGTAGTTGTTGCTCGATACGTAAAACCACGCGATGCGCTCTTCGTCCATCATTGCCAGCAGGTCTGTCGCCACATCGCGCACGATGTCTTCGACAAATTTGGGGTTGTTATATGCGCGCTCGGTTACGTATTTTTCATCTGTTCGTTTCAAAATGGGATAGAGTTGACACGACGCATGGTATTCGCCAATGTCGATCAAATCTTCAAACCAGATAAATTCATCCTCATAAGGCCGCACATCCATTGTGATTTCGGAACGTTGATTGTGCGCGCCGTAGTCGCTGATTTCTTTGCTACACGGGCAGAGGCTTGCCACGTTGGCACGCACGCCGATCAGTTTGTCTTGCATGCCTTCATTTGTCAACATTGCTCTGAATTCACAGTTGTAGTCCAGCATGCCTTCAATGCCCGTGATAGGTGCTTTGCGCGTTAAAAAGATGGGAAATGCCATGCTGAGAAATGCTTCTTCGGCTTCCAATAATTCGAGTATTTCTTCGAGTACGATGTGTACGCTATCAGGCGTAAAGTGTTTGTGTTGCTCATTCAGCGCAATCATAAACCGCGACATGTGGGTTCCCTTTTGATGGTGGGGCAAGCTCACGGTCATGGATAGATTGGCCACTGTGTGAAATTCGCCGTTATCGCGTAGCGGCAAGGTCAAGGGATAGCGCACATTGGATACACCGACCTGGTCGATTTCAATGCCGCGTTTGTCGTGTGAGTTTTGTATGTCGGGTAGTTCCATTCTGTTCTCCGTAGTTTGAAAAAGTTCGGCTTAATATACCTCAAAATGCAAAATGGTCAATCCTATAAAAATTGTCGATAGAATGTTTTCCACCACCGCGTGTGTGTTCATTAAAGGCTATCAATATGTGCTGTCGCCCCTGATGCGCTTTTTTGCCATTGCGCCCAGTCCATGCCGCTATCATCCCACATGTTCGCACTACGCGCTTGAAGCTTTTCGCCAGCATTCCTTCCCGTATGCTCTTTCTCTTGCGATACGACGTATTTTGCGCTGTCGTCCGTTTGCCAGAGGTGGGTACGATCCGGTTCCTCCGCCTTCTGATCAATGACCTTCTATCTCGCCAACATCCTGCCCAGAGGTCGTCCTCCGACCAAATGCATGTGGATGTGATATACTTCCTGGCCTCCGTCGCGATTGCAATTGATGATGAGGCGATACCCGTTTTCTGAAATGCCCTCGTCTGCGGCGATTTTTGCCGCGACAGTTATCATGCGCCCGAGTGCGGGTTCGTCTTCTTTTGTAACGTCGTTGATTGTGGGGATCAATTTATTCGGTACGATCAATACGTGGGTGGGTGCCTGGGGATTGATGTCCCGAAAAGCGGTTACCAGGTCGTCTTGATAAACGATGTCTGCATTGATTTCGCGTCGAATAATTTTGCTAAAGATCGTTTCTTCGGCCATTGTTCTCTCCTTTGATCGGTGTTGGTGAACGCAAAACTGTATGATAGGGAATGGGATTTGTTTTTGCCAACTGGATTTTGACTGTGTAATACAAAATTCTTGATGTTATAGAGGTAACACTGTATATTTCAACTTCTTGCCCGCCGCGTGTTGGCGGTCTGATAACAAAAGATACTGGGGGTACGCTATGGCTAAGCGACAGGGTAGCCGCATGCTCATTAGAATGAAAAGTACAGAGAGTTCGCACTATTATCATACGGAAAAAAATCGACAGAATCATCCCGATCGTCTCGAATTAAAAAAGTTCGATCCCATATTGCGGAAGCGCGTGCTCTATCGGGAAGAGCGATAGATATTGACAAGGGGATTTTTCCATGGCCAGACGTTGTAGTATTACGGGGATAGGACCGCTGAGCGGTCATCATGTGTCCCACTCCAAACGAAGAGTCAAGCGGGTGCAGAAACCCAATTTGAAGAGCAAGCGCATTTACGTTCCAGAACTGGGGCGCTTTGTGCGTATCAAACTCTCAGCCCGCGCACTGCGAACGGTGAATAAAAAAGGTCTTTTGCCGTATCTCAAAGATCGCGGTCTTTCAGTGGAGGAAGTTGCGCTTTAAATAAAATGTCATAAAACGATGGATTCGGGTTGCAGTATAGGGAAAACGGTGAGAATCCGTTGCGGTCCCGCCGCTGTAACTGGGGATGTTTCTCGCACTATATGCCACTGGTGAAAAACCGGGAAGGCGCGAGGCGCACGAGACCCAGAAGCCAGAAGACCTGCCCGAATCTCAGGCCTTATTGATTTCCTCGTGGATTGGGAAAAAGGTGAGATAATGCGTGCGCTATGTGGTTTTGTCGCGTTTAGCTATGTCCCTGATTTCTACAAGGAAGTCAGGGATTTTTTTGTGCGAGGTGTGTGTTGAATCTAAGAATATGGATGCAGATGATATGTTGTATCTCGGTTTGGACCATGTCTGTTCAGGCACAGTTGTCTTTGCAATATGCACAGGGTTTTCGCGTTGATTATTTCGATGATTACAGGGTTGTAACAGTGCTTGCGCCCGGGAGTGGAGAGCGGGAAAAGGTTCAGTATGTCCTGGTGCAGCGCGGGCACGAGTCGCCCGATGGCTATGAAGGTGTGCCGAGAATAGAAGTTCCCGTGCGGACTTTGATTACGACATCTACGACGCATTTGCCACATGTCGAAAAGCTCGGTGAGGTTCATAGCCTGATTGGGATTGATAAT
This window of the Gemmatimonadota bacterium genome carries:
- a CDS encoding GTP cyclohydrolase I FolE2 translates to MELPDIQNSHDKRGIEIDQVGVSNVRYPLTLPLRDNGEFHTVANLSMTVSLPHHQKGTHMSRFMIALNEQHKHFTPDSVHIVLEEILELLEAEEAFLSMAFPIFLTRKAPITGIEGMLDYNCEFRAMLTNEGMQDKLIGVRANVASLCPCSKEISDYGAHNQRSEITMDVRPYEDEFIWFEDLIDIGEYHASCQLYPILKRTDEKYVTERAYNNPKFVEDIVRDVATDLLAMMDEERIAWFYVSSNNYESIHNHDAYAKIERGVRGPLLTHRKEAENALMV
- the yidD gene encoding membrane protein insertion efficiency factor YidD, translating into MFSTTACVFIKGYQYVLSPLMRFFAIAPSPCRYHPTCSHYALEAFRQHSFPYALSLAIRRILRCRPFARGGYDPVPPPSDQ
- the hinT gene encoding purine nucleoside phosphoramidase; its protein translation is MAEETIFSKIIRREINADIVYQDDLVTAFRDINPQAPTHVLIVPNKLIPTINDVTKEDEPALGRMITVAAKIAADEGISENGYRLIINCNRDGGQEVYHIHMHLVGGRPLGRMLAR
- the rpmG gene encoding 50S ribosomal protein L33; the encoded protein is MAKRQGSRMLIRMKSTESSHYYHTEKNRQNHPDRLELKKFDPILRKRVLYREER
- the rpmB gene encoding 50S ribosomal protein L28; the encoded protein is MARRCSITGIGPLSGHHVSHSKRRVKRVQKPNLKSKRIYVPELGRFVRIKLSARALRTVNKKGLLPYLKDRGLSVEEVAL